The genomic stretch GAAGCAGCGATTGAAGCGGCTACCTTGCGGCTGCGACCTATTCTGATGACCAGCCTGGCCATGTCGCTGGGTGCGCTGCCCATCGCTCTTTCACTCGGTGCATCGGCAACCAGCCGGGTACCACTGGGTATTGTGATCGTAGGAGGCATTATCTTTTCCCTGATTCTCACTTTATTTGTGATCCCTGCCATGTACACCTATCTGGCTTCCGAACGCGGCCTGTATCATGAAGATACCGGAACACAGCCTGTCACGCAGCCCGCCGACAAAGAAGCTTATGTTTGGGATAAAGGATAAATGAACGAACCATTGTCTATGGAGGATCTTTTGCAGAAGATGATTTGCATGATGAAATACCTACGCCCGATGTTTCCCAGACTTCCGATAGTTGCCTGTCTCCTGCTGCTCGTGGGTACACCAGATAAAACATCAGCACAACCGCTGATGACACTCGATAATGCCATTGCCATAGGTATCAGAAATAACTACAATATTCTAATGGCCAGAAATGAAGAAGAAATAGCCCGCAATGATTATCAGTATGCCTACGGCGCGTTGTTACCGCAAATCAACCTCAACGCTACACGCAACTGGTCATCCAACAACGTGAATCAATCTTTTTCCGATGGCAGAAAGGTAGATAAAAAAAATGCCCGGTCGAATGTCTGGAATCTGACAGGCAATTTAAACTGGACATTGTTCGATGGTTTGCGCATGTTTGCAGCCGCTGATGAATTGAAAAACATCCGCGACCGGGGCGAATTAATGGTTAAAAGCCAGGTTATCCAAACTGTTGCGGCTATCATGAGCACTTATTATCTGATTGTCCAGCAAAAACAACAACTTGCTGCTATCGCTGAACAGATGCAGATTTCAGAGGAAAGAGTGCGTATTGCACAGAATAAATTTTCTTCCGGGCTGGGATCCAAACTGGATGTGTTACAGGCTCAGGTTGACCTGAATGCACAACGTTCAGCCTATCTGCAGCAACAAACCTTGATTGCCAAAACCAAGGCTTCCTTGAATCAATTGATCGCCTTACCGCCTGATCAGGATTTTGAAGTGGAAGATTCCATTCCCGTTGATACCACTTTGCAGATTACAAATCTTAAAACAGTAGCGCTGCAGCAGAATCCGGATCTACTTATCGCTTCGAAAAATATTCAGATTGCGCAAAATAATCTGCAGATCACACGTGCCCAACGTTTTCCAACCCTTTCTTTCAATACATCTTATAGTTTTAATAAACAAAATTCCCAGGCAACCAATCCTTATCAACCTATTTCCAACCAGAATCTAGGACTTACCTATGGCTTTTCTGCCAGCATTCCCATCTTTCATGGATTTGACATCAAACGGCAAATTGAAGATGCA from Thermoflavifilum aggregans encodes the following:
- a CDS encoding TolC family protein, producing MFPRLPIVACLLLLVGTPDKTSAQPLMTLDNAIAIGIRNNYNILMARNEEEIARNDYQYAYGALLPQINLNATRNWSSNNVNQSFSDGRKVDKKNARSNVWNLTGNLNWTLFDGLRMFAAADELKNIRDRGELMVKSQVIQTVAAIMSTYYLIVQQKQQLAAIAEQMQISEERVRIAQNKFSSGLGSKLDVLQAQVDLNAQRSAYLQQQTLIAKTKASLNQLIALPPDQDFEVEDSIPVDTTLQITNLKTVALQQNPDLLIASKNIQIAQNNLQITRAQRFPTLSFNTSYSFNKQNSQATNPYQPISNQNLGLTYGFSASIPIFHGFDIKRQIEDAQLNIQYQQANLQNQTSQLQLALQNAYQDYRYYIQAMQLEENNVQVAEENVHIALAAFEQGQSTTLDVRTAQQGLADAQARLITARYNAKQAEITLLQLKGDLVQ